The sequence TCGCGAATATTTGGAACTCAACGCGACGGTTCTCAGCGCGACCAGCTTCTGTATCATTCGAAGCTAAAGGCTGCGATTCTCCGTAGCCTCGCGTCGTAATGCGGCTGTTACGAATGCCGCGGTTGAGCAGATAGCCCGAAACAGATTGCGCACGACGTTCAGACAGACCCTGGTTGTACTCAGTGGTACCGCGGCTATCAGTGTGACCGGCAATTTCGAGGTTTGTATCAGGATATTTGTTCAAAATTGTAACCAGTTTGTTGAGAGACGTAGTTGCATTGCCGGTCAGCGTGGAGCTGGCTGTTGTGAACAATACAGCTTCATCGAAACGTACTACGATACCTTCACCTACGCGTTCTACTTCTGCGCCGGGTACATCTTTTTTGATCTCCTCTGCCTGTTTATCCATTTTGCGCCCAATGATTGCACCTGTAGCACCGCCGACTGCAGCCCCAATAATAGCGCCCGCAGCAGTGTTGCCTGCAACACGGCCTACAACGCCGCCTACAACTGCGCCACCTGCGCCACCGATCACGGCTCCTTTTTGCGTTTTATTCATCGATGAGCAACTGCCTAACGTTCCTGCGGCCAGAATAACGGCTATACATGTCCTTAGTTTCATAACTGTTCTTTTTAAAAGAGAATCTCATAAAAAACTATGCCTCATCAGTCAGGTAGCACTCCTAGAGCCTGATATTCAAGCTTATCGTATTTTGTTATAAGCCGCTTCCGGGCTATCTTGTAGTGCATTCCAATCCTCTGGTAAATGACGAAGTTGATGTTAGTGTGGGATTATGATACGCCCATAGCGCGCATAACAGCCACTAAACCATATAATTACGTTTTCGAGGCCTGTCTCGAAGAGGAGGCTAATGTCAACTTGATCTTGCAGTCGGCCAGGGAATTGGGAGCTAAGTACACATTTGCTGTTGTGGGCTTTGGGGCCGAAAAGTCTGTCGCTCCATTTGATGTGAGGCATGTGGTGCAAAAGATCGCGGCCGAAGGACATGAAGTAGCCTCACACTCCTGGAAGCATGAATGGCTTCCATTTCTTACACCATACCAACTGGAGAAGACTGTAGAGAGAAGTAAATTCATTCTGGAGGATTGCATAGGCGACAACTACCAGGTGAAAGGCTTTGTGTTGCCGCATGACCGGCCTATGAGCTGGTATTCAAAGCTGGCGTTTAGTGCAGGCGATCGCGCGGTGTACCCGGTGTTTCCCGGCGCAAGTATTGGTGGTGTGGCGGGTTACCTGCAAAAACATAATTATCGCTGGGTGCGTGTCAACTACCGTCCTTTGTGGCAGAAGCTGGCAGACTGGAATGGAGAGAGTCAGAAATTGCGGTTCAATAGACAGTTCTACAGTTCAGGAGGTTTTCATTTCGTTCCTGAACATGCCATGGAATTTGGACAAAATACCCTTGATGCAGTCCAGTGGGCAGTGAAACACAATAAACCATTGGTGATCGCAGGACATCCCGGAGCGTTTAGCTTCAGAAAAGAGAATCTTGATAATTTTAAACGTTTTGTTGACGTTGTGGGAAATCACGTAAACAAGAAGGAAATAGAATTGACTACAATTTCAGACTATCTAAATTTGCAGGAGCATGGAAGATAAATTTTTAAGCCTTTTTCGAGAGCAGTTCATGGAGACAGATATCGCTGCTATTAACCACAACACCGAGTTTCGCACAATTGGTGAGTGGAGTTCCCTGCTGGCATTATGTGTAATCGCGATGGTAGATGAGAATTATGGCGTTAAGCTGTCTGATGTGGACATGAAA comes from Polluticoccus soli and encodes:
- a CDS encoding acyl carrier protein is translated as MEDKFLSLFREQFMETDIAAINHNTEFRTIGEWSSLLALCVIAMVDENYGVKLSDVDMKSCTRVADIYSIVSSRS
- a CDS encoding OmpA family protein, producing MKLRTCIAVILAAGTLGSCSSMNKTQKGAVIGGAGGAVVGGVVGRVAGNTAAGAIIGAAVGGATGAIIGRKMDKQAEEIKKDVPGAEVERVGEGIVVRFDEAVLFTTASSTLTGNATTSLNKLVTILNKYPDTNLEIAGHTDSRGTTEYNQGLSERRAQSVSGYLLNRGIRNSRITTRGYGESQPLASNDTEAGRAENRRVEFQIFANEKMKQDAASQAKN
- a CDS encoding polysaccharide deacetylase family protein yields the protein MTKLMLVWDYDTPIARITATKPYNYVFEACLEEEANVNLILQSARELGAKYTFAVVGFGAEKSVAPFDVRHVVQKIAAEGHEVASHSWKHEWLPFLTPYQLEKTVERSKFILEDCIGDNYQVKGFVLPHDRPMSWYSKLAFSAGDRAVYPVFPGASIGGVAGYLQKHNYRWVRVNYRPLWQKLADWNGESQKLRFNRQFYSSGGFHFVPEHAMEFGQNTLDAVQWAVKHNKPLVIAGHPGAFSFRKENLDNFKRFVDVVGNHVNKKEIELTTISDYLNLQEHGR